The genomic interval CTCGGCATCACCGGCCACCCTCGAGGCGGCGGATGCCAACTCCCGATCTATTTCTTCAAGGCCTCCTACCCGTGGAATCTCTCCTTGCCGGAAGCGCTCGACCATGGCCAGGGTGCGGCTGAGCAGGTTCCCCAGGTCATTGGCCAGGTCGGCGTTGATCCTACCGATGAGGGCCGTTTCGCTGAAATTGGAATCCAGGCCGAAAGGCATCTCCCGCAGGAGGAAGTAGCGGAACGCATCCAGGCCATACTTATCCTTCAGCTCTAAGGGCTTGACGATATTCCCCCGGGTCTTCGACATCTTGGATGCGGAGACGATCCAATAACCATGCACGTTCAGGTGCTGGTAGGGTGGAATCCCAGCCGACTTGAGCATCGTCGGCCAGTAGATGCCGTGGGGTTTGAGGATGTCCTTGGCGATCAGATGTTGGCAGACCGGCCAGAATTGGCCGAATCGTTCGCCGTCGGGGTAATCGACGCCGGTGACATAGTTGATCAGGGCGTCGAACCAGACGTAGGTGACGTACTCGGCATCGAACGGCAGGGGGATGCCCCAGGCCAGCCGGCTTTTCGGCCGGGAGATGCAAAGGTCTTCGAGAGGCTCGCGGAGGAAAGCCAGGACCTCGTTGCGGTAGCGCTCCGGGCGGATGAAATCGGGGTGGTTCTGGATGTGCTCAATCAGCCATTGCTGGTACTTGCTCATGCGGAAGAAATAATTTTTTTCCTTGATGAACTCGGGCTCGGTTCCGTGGTCCGGACATTTTCCGTCCGCCAGTTCTTTTTCGGTTAGGAAGCGCTCGCAGCCCCGGCAGTAATGCCCCCCGTACTCGCCAAAGTAGATGTCCCCGGCATCGTAAACTTTTTGCAAAATGAGCTGGACGACCCGCTTATGGGCTTCTTCGGTGGTGCGAATGAAGCGGTCGTTGGTGATGTTCAGCTTGGGCCAGAGCTCCCGGAAAAGGTCGCTGATGCGGTCGGCGTAAGACTGGGGAGTCTCCCCGGCGGCCCGGGCGGCCTGGGCCACTTTGTCCCCGTGTTCATCCGTGCCGGTCAAGAAAAAAGTCTGGTACCCGGCCAGTTTATAGAAGCGGTTGAGCACATCCGCCACGATGGTGGTAT from Deltaproteobacteria bacterium carries:
- the metG gene encoding methionine--tRNA ligase: MTRIYFTTPIYYVNAEPHIGHAYTTIVADVLNRFYKLAGYQTFFLTGTDEHGDKVAQAARAAGETPQSYADRISDLFRELWPKLNITNDRFIRTTEEAHKRVVQLILQKVYDAGDIYFGEYGGHYCRGCERFLTEKELADGKCPDHGTEPEFIKEKNYFFRMSKYQQWLIEHIQNHPDFIRPERYRNEVLAFLREPLEDLCISRPKSRLAWGIPLPFDAEYVTYVWFDALINYVTGVDYPDGERFGQFWPVCQHLIAKDILKPHGIYWPTMLKSAGIPPYQHLNVHGYWIVSASKMSKTRGNIVKPLELKDKYGLDAFRYFLLREMPFGLDSNFSETALIGRINADLANDLGNLLSRTLAMVERFRQGEIPRVGGLEEIDRELASAASRVAGDAE